In the Tribolium castaneum strain GA2 chromosome 1, icTriCast1.1, whole genome shotgun sequence genome, one interval contains:
- the LOC103312315 gene encoding LOW QUALITY PROTEIN: probable G-protein coupled receptor 21 (The sequence of the model RefSeq protein was modified relative to this genomic sequence to represent the inferred CDS: substituted 1 base at 1 genomic stop codon), with protein sequence MDNFTLYENASHNCTNSEYEMELQVIVNVFIGILVLTAGIAMIVNVVVFMSVHWIRRPMPPILKMSISLAAADALSSSIFAVTLFINTYLPSIGINLXWLEIIMEMMKLSGILVTVTHLLALSLNHYIGILKPLHYNSIVTRRKVTAVTILLWLFPTAFVIFLFTSQAEGAYWRDIFSNETEIDMENQTTFVDTFRFRMSYSAYFIVSIFLMAICYTHILIIVKKQQNIWKNLSRVGSTKWSGRSVKHCPNKANKEQKQLEGNIRAIYTTLLILGSCVIGWMPALLIFVLMCKEDCYIHGAQLRSLNENYLIEVMSMRLLENMLIVLKMLANPIIYSIRMKEIQEGTKHMQATLLKVFCPSRPDSNNYTLASRRSPNAYNCSLRTRLTTASINNGGHTSHVSIGRTELVNTLL encoded by the exons ATGGATAACTTCACACTTTACGAAAACGCTTCCCACAACTGCACCAATTCCGAGTACGAAATGGAACTGCAAGTAATCGTGAATGTTTTCATCGGGATTTTGGTGCTAACAGCTGGGATAGCGATGATTGTGAACGTGGTTGTTTTCATGAGCGTGCATTGGATCAGACGTCCGATGCccccaattttgaaaatgagcATAAGTTTGGCAGCTGCGGACGCTTTAAGTTCGTCAATATTCGCCGTGACTCTATTCATAAACACGTACCTCCCTTCTATCGGTATAAATCTATGATGGCTGGAAATAATTATGGAAATGATGAAACTGAGCGGAATTCTCGTCACGGTAACTCATTTACTGGCCCTCAGCTTGAACCACTACATCGGAATTTTAAAACCCCTGCACTACAACTCGATCGTAACAAGACGCAAAGTTACAGCAGTAACAATATTACTCTGGCTGTTCCCAACAGCTTTCGTCATTTTCCTATTCACGTCTCAGGCCGAAGGCGCCTACTGGAGAGATATCTTCAGCAACGAAACGGAAATAGATATGGAAAACCAGACGACATTTGTTGACACGTTCAGATTCAGAATGAGTTATTCCGCCTATTTCATCGTCTCCATATTCCTCATGGCGATTTGCTACACGCACATTTTAATCATCGTGAAAAAGCAGCAAAACATATGGAAAAACTTATCAAGGGTCGGGAGCACCAAATGGTCAGGACGCTCCGTCAAACATTGCCCGAACAAAGCAAACAAAGAGCAAAAACAATTGGAAGGCAACATCCGAGCAATATACACAACGTTGCTCATCCTCGGATCGTGTGTGATTGGCTGGATGCCTGCACTTCTCATTTTTGTGCTAATGTGCAAAGAAGACTGCTACATACATGGCGCACAGCTCAGGAGCTTGAACGAAAACTATCTCATCGAAGTCATGTCCATGAGACTGCTCGAAAACATGCTCATTGTGCTCAAAATGCTCGCCAATCCCATCATATACAGCATCAGAATGAAGGAGATTCAG GAAGGAACCAAGCACATGCAGGCGACCCTGTTGAAGGTTTTTTGCCCATCTAGGCCTGACAGCAACAATTACACCCTCGCTTCTCGCCGATCGCCAAATGCATACAACTGTTCATTACGCACACGATTAACGACGGCCTCAATAAATAACGGTGGACACACAAGCCACGTTAGCATCGGACGGACCGAATTGGTCAACACACTTTTGTAA